One Engraulis encrasicolus isolate BLACKSEA-1 chromosome 5, IST_EnEncr_1.0, whole genome shotgun sequence DNA segment encodes these proteins:
- the gapdhs gene encoding glyceraldehyde-3-phosphate dehydrogenase 2, which yields MPELCVGINGFGRIGRLVLRACLDKGIKVAAINDPFIDLQYMVYMFKYDSTHGRYKGEVEHDGNKLLVDGQSISVFQCMKPAEIPWGSAGAQYVVESTGVFLSIEKASAHIQGGAKRVVVSAPSPDAPMFVMGVNEDKYDPSSMTIVSNASCTTNCLAPLAKVIHDNFGIEEALMTTVHAYTATQKTVDGPSAKAWRDGRGAHQNIIPASTGAAKAVGKVIPDLNGKLTGMAFRVPVADVSVVDLTCRLSRPASYADIKESVKKAAHGPMKGILGYTEDSVVSSDFVGDTHSSIFDAGAGISLNDNFVKLISWYDNEYGYSNRVADLLLYMHSKE from the exons ATGCCTGAACTCTGCGTTGGAATCAACGG CTTTGGCCGCATCGGTCGCCTGGTCCTGAGGGCCTGCCTGGATAAGGGCATCAAAGTCGCAGCCATCAACGACCCCTTCATCGACCTCCAGTACATG GTCTACATGTTCAAGTATGACTCCACCCACGGACGTTACAAGGGCGAGGTGGAGCACGATGGCAACAAACTGCTTGTCGATGGACAGAGCATCTCTGTGTTCCAGTG TATGAAGCCAGCTGAGATCCCCTGGGGCAGCGCTGGGGCCCAGTACGTGGTGGAGTCCACCGGAGTCTTCCTCAGCATCGAGAAGGCTTCC GCTCACATCCAGGGAGGTGCCAAGCGTGTTGTGGTGTCTGCCCCCTCCCCTGACGCACCCATGTTCGTCATGGGAGTCAACGAGGACAAATACGACCCATCCAGCATGACCATTGTCAG CAACGCATCCTGCACCACCAACTGCCTAGCTCCTCTGGCCAAGGTCATCCATGACAACTTCGGCATCGAGGAGGCTCTCATG ACCACAGTCCACGCCTACACCGCCACCCAGAAGACAGTGGACGGCCCCTCCGCCAAGGCCTGGCGCGATGGCCGTGGTGCCCACCAGAACATCATCCCTGCTTCCACTGGTGCCGCCAAGGCCGTCGGCAAGGTCATCCCCGACCTCAACGG CAAACTGACCGGCATGGCCTTCCGCGTGCCTGTGGCCGACGTGTCCGTGGTGGACCTGACCTGCCGCCTGTCCCGGCCAGCCAGCTACGCCGACATCAAGGAGTCCGTCAAGAAGGCCGCACACGGACCCATGAAAGGCATTCTGGGATACACAGAGGACTCT gttgtCTCCTCTGACTTTGTCGGTGACACCCACTCCTCCATCTTCGATGCCGGTGCCGGAATCTCCCTTAACGACAACTTTGTTAAACTGATTTCCTG GTATGACAACGAGTACGGCTACAGCAACCGTGTGGCTGACCTGCTCCTGTACATGCACTCCAAGGAGTAA